In the bacterium genome, ACATTCTCCCGAGCGTATTAACATCCGAAATGGTATCTAATCTGGGCCGCGGATGTGGAATTGACACCGTAATTCCCCCTGTGGTATACACTTTGGACCGTAGGCGTTGTGAAATATCAGACATGCTATATCCAATTTCAAGGAGGTAAGTCAATGAGCAGAAAACTGGCCGTCGTTTTGATTGCTATCGTCGTAGCCACAGCCTTCGCGGCTTCCATGGCTATCGCCGGTGACCCCCCCGCACAGGTGACCATCGACAAGAGCTTGGCGAAGAAGGGTGCGGTGACCTTCGACCACGCCAAGCACTCCGAGACCATCGATTGCATGAAGTGCCACCACAAGGCCGCTTCCAAGGAAGAGGTCAAGAGCTGCTTCGAGTGTCACGGCAAGGACCCGGCTGCAAACGATCCTGCCAGCGGCAAGGCGGATAACCCCTTCCACGTCCAGTGCAAAGGCTGCCACAAGGAGCAGGCCAAGGGGCCGACGAAGTGCAAGGAGTGCCACGGCGGAGCGAAATAAGCGCCAGTACAGGCAGGTCTTTATCCGGTTAGCGATCCGGGGGGGCGGCCAAAGCCGCCCCCCCGGTTTGATGTTACCT is a window encoding:
- a CDS encoding cytochrome c3 family protein; the protein is MSRKLAVVLIAIVVATAFAASMAIAGDPPAQVTIDKSLAKKGAVTFDHAKHSETIDCMKCHHKAASKEEVKSCFECHGKDPAANDPASGKADNPFHVQCKGCHKEQAKGPTKCKECHGGAK